A single Dysgonomonas mossii DNA region contains:
- a CDS encoding alpha-2-macroglobulin family protein, giving the protein MKKYLFTLSLIVIACLFSLNSCRKSGSKEINSEFAKYIAAFTYGKISSSSEIQIELTQDIPTAELNKEIEQELFEFSPSIKGKAYWTSTRTIKFVPGPGELKQGTEYDAWFKLDKVLKVDSDFKEFYFFFRVPEQNFNVNLRPYTQMKDNDLVWNTVQGEVLLADEANTDDVKSMFSLSGGDKSKDAKIKITPSEIKGRYNLTIDSLYRGTKEIEYTLSIKGSAINAKRDDEQKIIIPAISDFKVLDVSMEYSPQECVRITFSDPLSLNQNIQGLIKPGIIESFSFDIQKNIMKLYLDKTTRGTSTDLKIFKELRNSQNKTLEKDYTFSVNFEKNKPEIEVPNAGNILPNSENLIIPFKAVNLWAVDVKVIKIYENNILGYLQSNDFGGSNELKRFGRLILKKRIRLDEDPTMKLDEWNTFSLDMAKLIKQDPGAVYKVEFTMKKEYSLYPCDGIIPQIPKDAALQRFDNEMDEEDEKQWDNPGYYYYSDEWDWDEYNWQERNNPCDPTYYMNKTSEVVVLASNIGITAKMGSEKKMTVALTDILTTNPISGATVDIYNYQMQRIGTGKTDGDGFTEIEYKGGVPFAVIASHGKEKGYLKVTSNLSLSLSNFDVSGQEIQKGLKGYIYGERGVWRPGDSIFVTFILEDRHQTLPKDHPVSLELYTPRGQMAQRYVSTTGKDGFYAFRMATDPNAITGNWRARVKVGGVAFSKTLKIETVKPNRLKVRLDAGEMINAGSGTFSAPLSSQWLHGAPAANLAAKVEMTLSKASNPFKGYETYTFNNPTSNFASDTYTVFEGKLDAQGNATVRTSLPQASSAPGMLRANIVSRVFESGGDASIYTQTAAYSPYSAYVGVKVPTSSDYGWLETDKDNMFDIVTLSPEGKPINRSNVNVKIYKLKWSWWWNTNDNLASYVNNTSTEVLLNENISTSAGKAKAKFRVNYPDWGRYLIMVKDEQSGHITGRVFYVDWPSWRGRSEKDDPSGLTMLSFSTDKQSYKVGETVTVILPKSSKGRTLITIEDGSRIISREWVKTSATEDSKHTFKVTEEMTPNFYIAASQLQPHAQTDNDLPIRMYGILNINVENKETELNPVITMPDELRPEKEFSVSISEKNKKEMTYTLAIVDEGLLDLTSFKTPNAWADFYARQALGVRTWDMFDMVVGAQTGKLGPLLSIGGDEALKPANNVMSRFKPVVKYMGPFTISGGKTDTHKIKLPSYFGSVRVMVVAGNKKGAYGSGEKTVPVRNPLMILSTLPRVAGPDEEFLLPVNVFAMDKKVKTVNLTVESKGIFQFTEGTSKSVSFTNVGDKMVYFKVKVGKKTGYEKVVIRATGGGESATETIDIEIRNPNPNVLLSSHALVSPNDTAHLAISFEDIKAEDWAKLEVSRMPGVNLNNTLTYLRYYPHGCTEQVTSKGFPLLFLEKFRPLTEKEKEVIVTDNVKGAIQTIVSRQLGDGGIVYWPGNRYPDEWVSSYAGHFLLEAQKAGWEVPTSVINKWKQFQKKAAQTWNKGNLYSSYYTYSMSDLQQAYRLYTLALAGDPELGAMNRLKEMQGLSVQARWRLAAAYALAGKKDAALQLTNNASDQVEHYAFSNNTFGSSQRDMAMIMETYLLLGQTQKALKLSFKVSEYLSGSYITTQTAAYGLIAMSRLAEKMGKGVISYEWSLNGVPQKVNNSGDVFQEVNIKPHDKVNISIKNKGQGDIFVRLLGKTQPLTDKNPAEANGVKLYVKYIDENGKELDVSSLRQGTEFYANVIVQNISGQYLTDMTLDQIFASGWEIFNNRLFNEADTRTAGAYNYQDIRDDRVYTYFNLGTGYSMSFKVRLQAAYCGKFYLPAVASSAMYSPDINGRTTGQWVEVKQ; this is encoded by the coding sequence ATGAAAAAATACCTATTCACCCTTAGCCTGATCGTCATAGCATGTCTTTTTAGTCTAAATTCATGTAGAAAAAGTGGTAGTAAAGAGATCAACTCCGAGTTTGCAAAATATATTGCCGCATTTACCTATGGAAAAATATCTTCCTCTTCGGAGATCCAAATCGAACTTACACAAGATATTCCGACAGCCGAGCTCAATAAAGAAATCGAGCAGGAGCTATTTGAATTTTCTCCATCGATAAAAGGTAAAGCCTACTGGACCAGCACACGTACTATCAAATTTGTACCTGGGCCCGGAGAGTTGAAACAAGGGACAGAATATGATGCTTGGTTCAAACTCGACAAAGTTTTGAAAGTAGATAGCGACTTCAAAGAGTTCTACTTTTTTTTCCGTGTGCCTGAACAAAACTTCAATGTAAACCTACGCCCTTATACTCAAATGAAAGATAATGACCTTGTATGGAATACTGTACAAGGCGAAGTTCTTTTAGCGGATGAGGCCAACACAGACGATGTAAAAAGTATGTTCTCTTTATCGGGCGGAGATAAATCTAAAGATGCTAAAATAAAGATTACTCCAAGCGAAATAAAAGGTAGATACAATCTAACGATAGACAGCCTTTACAGAGGTACAAAAGAAATAGAATATACATTGAGCATAAAGGGGAGTGCCATAAATGCAAAAAGAGATGATGAGCAAAAAATCATTATCCCTGCAATCTCCGATTTTAAGGTATTGGACGTATCAATGGAATATTCTCCGCAAGAATGCGTTCGCATTACATTCAGTGATCCTCTATCTCTAAATCAGAATATACAGGGGCTGATAAAACCGGGTATTATAGAAAGTTTCTCTTTCGATATTCAGAAAAATATAATGAAACTCTATCTTGATAAAACGACAAGAGGTACAAGTACCGATCTGAAAATATTCAAAGAGCTGAGAAACTCACAAAACAAGACTCTTGAGAAAGACTATACGTTCAGTGTAAATTTTGAAAAGAACAAACCCGAAATAGAAGTACCTAATGCGGGTAATATACTACCCAATTCGGAGAATCTTATCATTCCATTCAAAGCTGTCAACCTATGGGCGGTAGATGTGAAAGTTATTAAGATATACGAAAACAATATATTGGGTTATCTACAGTCGAATGATTTTGGAGGAAGCAATGAGCTAAAACGTTTCGGCCGTCTGATTCTAAAAAAACGTATCCGACTGGATGAAGACCCTACGATGAAACTGGATGAATGGAATACATTCTCTCTGGATATGGCAAAATTGATAAAGCAAGATCCGGGAGCAGTATACAAGGTAGAATTCACCATGAAAAAAGAATACTCTCTTTATCCTTGCGACGGTATAATTCCTCAGATACCGAAAGATGCTGCATTACAGCGTTTCGACAATGAAATGGACGAAGAAGACGAAAAGCAATGGGATAATCCCGGATATTATTACTACTCCGACGAATGGGATTGGGATGAATATAACTGGCAAGAAAGAAATAATCCTTGCGACCCGACATATTACATGAACAAAACATCAGAGGTCGTTGTATTAGCATCCAACATTGGTATCACTGCAAAGATGGGCTCCGAAAAGAAAATGACAGTAGCCCTTACAGATATATTAACTACAAACCCTATTTCGGGTGCAACCGTTGATATTTACAACTATCAGATGCAGCGCATTGGCACAGGCAAAACAGATGGAGACGGGTTTACAGAAATAGAATACAAGGGAGGTGTTCCGTTTGCAGTTATTGCATCGCATGGTAAAGAAAAAGGATATCTGAAGGTTACTTCAAACCTTTCTTTATCGCTTAGCAACTTTGATGTTAGCGGACAAGAGATACAAAAAGGATTGAAAGGGTATATCTATGGAGAGCGAGGCGTGTGGCGTCCGGGCGATTCTATATTTGTCACCTTTATTCTCGAAGATAGACATCAGACATTACCAAAAGATCATCCTGTTTCGCTCGAACTATATACTCCACGCGGGCAAATGGCTCAACGTTATGTATCCACTACGGGTAAAGATGGATTCTATGCTTTCCGTATGGCTACCGACCCGAATGCTATCACAGGCAACTGGAGGGCACGTGTAAAGGTGGGAGGAGTAGCATTCTCAAAGACTTTGAAAATAGAAACCGTTAAGCCGAACCGTTTAAAAGTACGACTTGATGCAGGTGAAATGATAAACGCAGGCAGCGGCACATTTTCCGCTCCGTTGTCTTCGCAGTGGCTACATGGTGCTCCGGCAGCAAATCTGGCAGCAAAAGTAGAAATGACATTAAGTAAAGCATCCAATCCTTTCAAAGGATACGAAACTTATACTTTCAACAATCCAACGTCGAACTTTGCGTCCGATACCTATACAGTTTTTGAAGGGAAACTTGATGCACAAGGGAATGCAACGGTGAGAACAAGCCTGCCTCAGGCTTCTAGCGCACCGGGAATGTTGCGAGCGAATATCGTTTCCCGAGTATTTGAGTCGGGGGGAGATGCCAGTATATATACTCAAACTGCAGCTTACTCTCCATACTCGGCATATGTAGGAGTTAAAGTCCCAACAAGTAGCGATTACGGCTGGTTGGAGACAGACAAGGACAATATGTTTGATATTGTTACTCTCAGCCCCGAAGGAAAACCGATTAACCGCTCGAATGTAAATGTGAAAATTTATAAGTTAAAATGGTCTTGGTGGTGGAATACCAATGATAATTTGGCTTCTTATGTGAATAATACATCTACCGAAGTACTCTTAAATGAAAACATTTCAACTTCGGCAGGAAAAGCGAAAGCCAAGTTCCGTGTAAACTATCCGGATTGGGGACGTTATCTCATCATGGTAAAAGATGAACAGAGCGGACACATCACAGGGAGAGTATTCTATGTGGATTGGCCATCGTGGAGAGGACGCTCGGAGAAAGATGACCCAAGCGGATTAACAATGCTTTCGTTCTCTACAGATAAGCAGTCTTACAAAGTTGGAGAAACTGTTACCGTAATTTTGCCAAAAAGTTCAAAGGGTCGCACCTTGATTACCATAGAGGATGGCTCACGTATCATTTCGCGCGAATGGGTAAAGACAAGTGCGACAGAAGATAGCAAACACACCTTCAAGGTGACAGAAGAAATGACACCTAACTTCTACATTGCCGCCAGCCAGTTACAACCGCATGCGCAAACAGACAATGACCTGCCTATCCGTATGTATGGTATATTGAATATCAATGTGGAAAATAAGGAAACGGAACTGAATCCTGTCATCACGATGCCGGATGAACTCCGTCCGGAAAAAGAATTCAGTGTTTCCATATCCGAAAAGAACAAAAAAGAGATGACTTATACCCTCGCTATTGTAGATGAAGGGTTGTTAGACCTCACATCATTCAAAACACCAAATGCCTGGGCTGATTTTTATGCACGTCAGGCTCTGGGTGTACGCACATGGGATATGTTCGATATGGTAGTAGGTGCACAAACGGGCAAGCTTGGTCCTCTGTTGAGCATCGGTGGTGACGAAGCTTTGAAACCAGCCAACAATGTTATGAGCCGATTTAAACCTGTAGTAAAATATATGGGTCCATTTACAATAAGCGGAGGTAAAACGGATACGCACAAAATCAAACTTCCATCTTATTTCGGATCAGTACGTGTAATGGTTGTTGCCGGAAATAAAAAAGGTGCTTACGGAAGTGGTGAGAAAACTGTTCCTGTAAGAAATCCTCTAATGATATTATCGACATTACCACGTGTGGCAGGTCCTGACGAAGAGTTCTTGCTTCCTGTAAATGTATTTGCGATGGATAAGAAAGTGAAAACTGTAAATCTGACAGTAGAATCGAAGGGTATATTCCAGTTTACAGAAGGAACTTCTAAATCTGTATCATTTACGAATGTAGGCGATAAGATGGTTTACTTTAAAGTGAAAGTCGGCAAGAAAACAGGCTATGAAAAAGTTGTGATTAGAGCGACAGGAGGAGGAGAATCTGCAACAGAAACAATTGATATTGAGATTCGCAATCCGAATCCGAATGTCCTGTTAAGTTCTCACGCTCTTGTTTCGCCAAATGATACGGCACATCTAGCCATATCATTCGAAGACATCAAAGCTGAAGACTGGGCAAAACTCGAAGTATCACGTATGCCGGGAGTGAACCTGAATAACACATTAACTTATTTGCGCTACTATCCTCACGGATGTACCGAGCAAGTAACATCAAAAGGGTTCCCGCTACTATTCTTAGAGAAATTCAGACCTCTTACCGAAAAAGAAAAAGAAGTTATAGTAACAGATAACGTAAAAGGGGCTATTCAGACGATCGTTTCACGTCAACTTGGCGACGGTGGTATTGTTTACTGGCCGGGCAACCGTTATCCGGATGAATGGGTAAGCAGCTATGCCGGACACTTCTTGCTGGAAGCACAGAAAGCAGGATGGGAAGTTCCAACATCAGTAATCAACAAGTGGAAACAGTTCCAGAAAAAAGCTGCTCAAACATGGAATAAGGGTAACCTTTACAGTTCTTATTATACTTACTCGATGAGTGACTTACAGCAAGCATATCGCTTATATACTTTGGCGCTTGCCGGAGATCCTGAGTTGGGAGCGATGAACCGATTGAAAGAAATGCAAGGCTTATCAGTACAGGCTCGTTGGAGGTTGGCTGCTGCCTACGCCTTAGCAGGGAAGAAAGATGCAGCACTGCAACTGACAAACAATGCTAGCGATCAGGTAGAACATTATGCATTCAGTAACAACACATTTGGTAGTTCTCAGCGTGATATGGCTATGATAATGGAGACATACCTCTTGCTAGGACAGACACAAAAAGCGCTAAAACTCTCATTCAAGGTATCTGAATACCTGAGCGGAAGTTATATAACTACCCAAACTGCAGCTTATGGTTTGATCGCTATGTCTCGACTGGCTGAAAAAATGGGTAAAGGTGTTATCTCTTACGAATGGTCGTTGAATGGAGTTCCTCAAAAAGTAAATAACTCGGGAGATGTTTTCCAAGAAGTAAATATAAAACCTCACGATAAGGTAAACATATCGATTAAGAATAAGGGACAGGGTGATATATTTGTTCGTCTGTTAGGTAAAACACAACCTTTGACAGACAAGAATCCTGCCGAAGCGAATGGAGTAAAACTATATGTAAAATATATAGACGAAAACGGCAAAGAGCTGGATGTTTCTTCTCTACGACAAGGAACAGAATTCTATGCAAATGTGATTGTTCAAAACATTTCGGGACAATATCTTACAGATATGACACTCGATCAGATATTTGCCTCAGGATGGGAGATATTCAACAATCGCTTGTTCAACGAAGCCGATACAAGAACAGCCGGTGCGTATAACTATCAAGACATCAGAGATGACAGAGTATATACTTACTTCAATCTAGGTACGGGATATTCGATGTCATTCAAGGTCAGATTGCAGGCTGCGTATTGTGGCAAATTCTATCTTCCGGCTGTAGCAAGTTCTGCTATGTATAGCCCTGATATAAATGGACGTACTACCGGACAATGGGTAGAAGTAAAGCAATAA
- the clpB gene encoding ATP-dependent chaperone ClpB, which yields MNFNNFTIKSQEAVQKAIEITKEKGQQAIEPAHILLGVIMSGENVVNFLFQKLGANPAYITSVLNKEIDSFPKVSGGGEAYLSRESNSALDKAMDYAKKMGDQYVSIEHLLLGILATKSSASQILKDAGVSENELQQAISELRKGSNVNSQSAEDTYQSLEKYAINLTQRAKDGKLDPVIGRDEEIRRVLQILSRRTKNNPILIGEPGTGKTAIAEGLAHRIVRGDVPENLKSKQIYSLDMGALIAGAKYKGEFEERLKSVVNEVTKSEGEIILFIDEIHTLVGAGKSEGAMDAANILKPALARGELRSIGATTLDEYQKYFEKDKALERRFQIVMVDEPSEVDAISILRGLKEKYENHHKVRIKDEAIVAAVQLSSRYITDRFLPDKAIDLMDEAAAKLRMEVDSVPEELDEKSRRIKQLEIEREAIRRENDNQKEAELTKEISKLKEEETELKAKWQSEKEVINKIQQNKIDIENAKFEAEKAEREGDYGKVAELRYGKIKELETGIAQLQSQLHDMQGNQAMVKEEVDSFDIADVVSRWTGIPVNKMLQSEKDKLLNLEEELHRRVVGQDEAISAVSNAIRRSRAGLQDPKRPIGSFIFLGTTGVGKTELAKALAEFLFDDENMMTRIDMSEYQEKFSATRLIGAPPGYVGYDEGGQLTEAIRRKPYSVVLFDEIEKAHPDVFNILLQVLDDGRLTDNKGRVVNFKNTIIIMTSNMGSPLIRENFAGITPKNHDEVVERTKKEVLNMLKVNIRPEFLNRIDEIIMFEPLTLKEIEQVVRIQLDGVVRMLKGNGVDLKFEDEAVNWISQMGFDPEFGARPVKRVIQRMVLDPLSRQLLAGTIDKSKSIIIDMRDGELDFKN from the coding sequence ATGAATTTCAACAATTTTACAATCAAATCTCAAGAGGCTGTTCAAAAAGCAATTGAGATAACGAAAGAGAAAGGACAGCAAGCTATCGAGCCTGCTCATATTCTACTTGGAGTGATTATGAGTGGTGAGAATGTTGTGAATTTTCTTTTTCAAAAGCTTGGAGCTAATCCGGCGTATATTACTTCTGTGCTTAATAAAGAAATAGACTCTTTTCCGAAAGTATCGGGTGGGGGCGAAGCATACTTAAGCCGCGAAAGTAATTCAGCTTTAGACAAAGCAATGGATTATGCTAAGAAAATGGGAGATCAATATGTATCTATCGAGCATTTGCTGTTAGGCATTTTAGCTACTAAAAGTTCGGCATCGCAGATCTTGAAAGATGCGGGAGTTTCGGAAAATGAATTGCAGCAAGCTATAAGTGAATTGCGTAAAGGTAGTAACGTAAATAGCCAAAGTGCAGAAGATACATATCAGTCTTTGGAAAAATATGCTATCAATCTGACTCAAAGAGCAAAAGACGGGAAACTTGATCCCGTGATTGGTCGTGATGAAGAAATCCGTCGGGTACTTCAGATTCTGAGTCGTAGGACAAAGAATAACCCAATACTTATCGGTGAACCCGGTACAGGAAAAACAGCTATTGCAGAAGGTCTTGCTCATCGTATTGTTCGTGGTGATGTGCCCGAAAATTTAAAAAGCAAACAAATCTATTCTTTGGATATGGGTGCTCTGATTGCAGGAGCTAAGTACAAAGGAGAATTCGAAGAGCGTCTCAAATCGGTAGTAAACGAAGTGACAAAATCGGAAGGGGAGATTATTCTTTTCATCGACGAAATACATACTCTGGTAGGAGCCGGTAAGAGCGAAGGTGCTATGGACGCAGCCAATATTTTGAAGCCAGCCTTAGCCCGTGGAGAACTGCGTTCGATAGGAGCTACCACTTTGGACGAATATCAGAAATATTTTGAGAAAGATAAAGCACTCGAACGCCGTTTCCAGATAGTGATGGTAGATGAACCAAGCGAAGTGGATGCAATATCTATCCTGCGTGGCTTGAAAGAGAAATATGAAAATCACCATAAGGTACGTATCAAAGATGAGGCTATTGTTGCAGCTGTTCAGCTTTCGAGTCGTTACATTACAGATCGTTTCTTACCTGATAAGGCAATTGACCTGATGGATGAAGCAGCTGCCAAATTGCGAATGGAAGTGGATTCTGTTCCCGAAGAGCTTGACGAAAAGAGCCGTCGTATCAAGCAACTAGAGATTGAACGAGAAGCTATCCGTCGAGAAAATGACAATCAGAAAGAAGCTGAACTGACTAAAGAGATCAGTAAACTCAAAGAAGAGGAAACAGAACTTAAAGCAAAATGGCAATCAGAAAAAGAAGTCATTAACAAGATACAGCAGAATAAAATAGATATTGAGAATGCTAAGTTTGAGGCTGAAAAAGCAGAGCGTGAGGGTGACTATGGTAAAGTCGCAGAATTACGTTACGGCAAAATAAAAGAACTGGAAACAGGCATTGCTCAACTCCAATCTCAATTGCATGACATGCAAGGCAATCAGGCAATGGTAAAGGAAGAGGTCGATTCTTTTGATATTGCAGATGTTGTTTCTCGCTGGACAGGTATACCTGTGAACAAGATGCTTCAGAGTGAAAAGGATAAGTTATTAAACCTAGAAGAAGAGCTACACAGAAGGGTTGTTGGTCAGGATGAGGCTATCTCTGCCGTATCCAATGCTATTCGCCGTAGTCGTGCAGGGTTGCAAGACCCGAAACGTCCGATAGGTTCGTTTATATTCTTGGGTACAACAGGTGTCGGTAAAACTGAACTGGCAAAAGCCTTAGCGGAGTTCTTGTTCGATGATGAGAATATGATGACACGTATAGACATGAGCGAATATCAGGAGAAATTCAGTGCTACTCGTCTTATAGGAGCACCTCCGGGATATGTAGGTTATGACGAAGGAGGTCAACTTACCGAGGCTATCCGCCGTAAACCCTATTCAGTCGTTCTTTTCGATGAGATAGAAAAAGCGCATCCCGACGTGTTTAATATACTGTTGCAAGTGCTTGATGATGGACGGTTGACAGATAATAAAGGGCGAGTGGTAAACTTTAAGAATACGATTATCATTATGACATCCAATATGGGATCTCCACTGATTCGTGAAAACTTTGCAGGTATTACGCCAAAGAATCATGATGAGGTAGTAGAAAGAACCAAGAAGGAAGTTCTCAATATGTTGAAAGTTAATATTCGTCCTGAATTTCTGAATCGTATTGACGAGATAATCATGTTCGAGCCATTAACTTTGAAAGAGATAGAGCAGGTGGTTCGTATTCAGCTCGATGGCGTTGTCCGCATGCTGAAAGGAAATGGTGTTGATCTCAAATTCGAAGATGAAGCAGTCAATTGGATTTCTCAAATGGGATTCGACCCAGAGTTTGGCGCACGTCCTGTAAAAAGGGTTATTCAGCGAATGGTGTTAGACCCGCTGTCGAGACAGTTGCTTGCCGGTACTATAGATAAATCGAAGTCTATTATAATTGATATGAGAGATGGAGAGTTAGATTTTAAGAATTAA
- a CDS encoding DUF1349 domain-containing protein, with amino-acid sequence MKKVAVSLFAVVLAQFASAQSLEKMQWFNEPEKWEVKNKTLSMFVTPQSDYWRISHYGFTVDDAPFYYTTYGGEFEVKVKITGDYKARFDQMGLMLRIDHENYIKTGIEFVDGKYNLSTVVTHKTSDWSVIELDKKISYVWIKAVRRIDAVEVFYSFDDKTYTMMRNAYLQDNTPVMVGLMAASPDGNGFEAKFENFKVTHLPDQRRLKWLENNK; translated from the coding sequence ATGAAAAAAGTCGCAGTTAGTTTATTTGCTGTAGTATTAGCCCAATTTGCTTCAGCACAGAGTTTAGAAAAAATGCAATGGTTCAATGAACCTGAAAAATGGGAAGTGAAAAATAAAACATTAAGTATGTTTGTAACACCTCAGAGTGATTATTGGCGTATATCTCACTATGGGTTTACTGTCGATGATGCTCCTTTTTATTATACGACATATGGAGGAGAGTTTGAGGTGAAAGTAAAAATTACGGGAGATTACAAAGCTCGTTTCGATCAAATGGGCTTGATGCTTCGTATAGATCACGAAAACTACATCAAGACAGGGATCGAATTTGTAGATGGAAAGTATAATTTAAGTACTGTGGTAACTCATAAGACCAGCGACTGGAGCGTTATTGAATTGGATAAAAAAATATCTTATGTATGGATTAAAGCTGTAAGACGTATTGATGCAGTTGAAGTCTTTTATTCTTTCGATGATAAAACATATACTATGATGCGTAATGCTTATCTGCAAGATAATACTCCGGTAATGGTAGGTTTGATGGCTGCCAGTCCTGATGGTAATGGTTTTGAGGCTAAATTCGAAAACTTTAAGGTGACTCATTTACCTGATCAAAGGAGACTGAAGTGGCTAGAAAATAATAAATAA
- a CDS encoding IclR family transcriptional regulator: MENRNVSMITKSMELLELLSEHPQGLTLQEIVGLLDYPKSSIYKIATNLLEIGYIGREPGNFRYFLSRKLLLLGLKAVSSYDIIEMSEEYMKRLRDNVGESVMIGTLVDSEVVLLKQVQGNLDFVFILQQGMRFNLHSTAPGKVLLAFMSGKKQKEKLSEIRFEALNEYTITDKEQLEKELNKIIQEGYAIDLNETVEGVHCIAAPIFDEKGNAIACIWTSGPAGRLPKEKVKNIGLQIRDTGLEISRNIGYNRKLKTR, translated from the coding sequence ATGGAAAATAGGAATGTATCGATGATAACCAAGTCGATGGAGTTGCTTGAGCTTTTGTCGGAGCATCCTCAAGGACTGACTTTGCAAGAAATTGTTGGGCTTCTCGATTATCCAAAATCCTCCATTTATAAAATAGCGACAAATCTTCTCGAGATCGGTTATATAGGGCGAGAACCCGGTAACTTTCGTTATTTCCTTTCCCGAAAATTACTTTTGCTCGGACTTAAAGCTGTGAGTAGCTACGATATCATTGAGATGTCGGAAGAATATATGAAGCGTTTGCGTGATAATGTCGGAGAATCGGTCATGATAGGAACACTTGTTGATTCAGAAGTGGTTTTATTGAAGCAAGTGCAGGGGAATCTTGACTTTGTGTTCATTTTACAGCAAGGGATGCGCTTCAATCTTCATTCTACTGCTCCGGGGAAAGTATTACTGGCTTTTATGTCGGGGAAGAAACAAAAGGAAAAACTTTCGGAGATACGCTTTGAGGCTTTGAATGAATATACGATAACAGATAAAGAACAATTGGAGAAAGAATTGAATAAGATAATTCAGGAGGGATATGCAATAGATCTGAACGAAACAGTAGAAGGTGTGCATTGCATTGCAGCCCCCATCTTTGATGAAAAAGGAAATGCAATAGCCTGTATATGGACTTCGGGTCCGGCAGGACGCTTACCCAAAGAAAAAGTGAAAAATATAGGACTCCAGATCAGGGATACGGGATTGGAAATATCTCGTAATATAGGATATAATCGTAAATTAAAAACAAGATAG
- the nagB gene encoding glucosamine-6-phosphate deaminase, producing MRLIIQPDYDLLSQWAANYVVSKIKAANPTAEKPFVLGLPTGSSPMGMYKALIKHYQEKRVSFQHIVTFNMDEYVGLPKDHPQSYHTFMWSNFFSHIDINPANVNMLNGNASDLEAECAAYEAKMKAVGGVDLFLGGIGADGHIAFNEPGSSLSSRTRIKTLTQDTIIANSRFFDNDVNKVPKTSVTVGVGTILDAKEVLIMVNGHNKARALAQVVEGSINQMWTITALQLHPKGIIVCDEMATYELKVGTYNYFKDIEAVNLNPDSLL from the coding sequence ATGAGATTAATTATTCAACCAGATTACGATTTACTTTCGCAATGGGCGGCAAACTATGTAGTTTCTAAGATTAAGGCTGCAAATCCAACTGCTGAAAAACCTTTTGTGTTAGGATTGCCTACCGGTTCTTCGCCTATGGGTATGTATAAAGCGTTGATAAAGCATTATCAGGAAAAGAGAGTTTCCTTTCAGCATATTGTCACTTTCAACATGGATGAGTATGTGGGTTTACCGAAAGATCACCCGCAGAGTTACCATACTTTTATGTGGAGTAATTTTTTCAGCCATATAGATATCAATCCGGCAAATGTAAATATGCTCAATGGTAATGCATCAGACCTAGAGGCTGAGTGTGCGGCTTACGAAGCTAAAATGAAGGCAGTAGGCGGTGTTGATTTGTTCTTGGGTGGGATTGGTGCAGATGGTCATATTGCTTTTAATGAGCCGGGATCTTCTTTGTCTTCTCGTACTCGTATTAAAACGCTGACACAGGATACAATTATTGCGAACTCACGCTTTTTTGATAACGATGTCAACAAGGTGCCAAAAACATCAGTCACTGTTGGTGTAGGAACAATTCTTGATGCTAAAGAAGTGCTAATCATGGTGAATGGTCATAACAAAGCCCGTGCTTTGGCTCAGGTGGTAGAAGGTTCTATCAACCAGATGTGGACTATCACGGCTTTACAATTGCATCCAAAAGGAATTATTGTTTGCGACGAGATGGCAACTTATGAACTAAAAGTAGGAACATACAATTACTTTAAAGATATTGAAGCTGTAAACTTAAATCCGGATAGCCTCCTTTAA